The Flavobacterium psychrotrophum region TCATCAATTTTAATGTTATCACCTGAAATAAACACCATGGTATCTTTATTATTAACACCGTAATAAAACGTCTTTCCAAAATATTCTTTTGAGGCATAAAGCTGAGCACACTGGTTCTCCTTGCCTAAATAAGTTGTCCCATCATTATGCCGTATACCACAAGCCAAAAACAAAAGCAGCAAAAGCCCAATACCTATTTTCTTCATAAAATCTAAAAGGGATATCTTGTAAATATAAAAAGCCCGTCCGCTAAAAGCGAACGGGCCTATCAATGATAAACTAAAAACAAAATTATTTCTTAACTATCTTCTGTGTCAGCACCTGGCCACCATCAAATTCTGCATTAACTATGTAAACCCCATTTTGAAGTTGTGCCATGTTTATAGCAGCACCGTTTCCTTTAAGAACCACTTGTCCAAGAGTATTTACAACAGAGAACGATTTTACAGGTTCGCCTGTACTGGCAATAGTAGCAATATCAGTTACCGGGTTCGGGTATACACTAAAGCTGTTTTTTGCAAAACCATCTACATTGGCAGCTATAGCCTCATTACCCTGTACATATAATGACATAGGGAAATATCCCTGTCCACCGGTAAAGGTAGCTGCAGGTACTGTAATCTTAAATGTATGCTCTCCTGCTGCAAGGTCTCCAAGCGGAATAACACGGGTAACAATTCTTGCACCCGGACACCAGTTGCTAAACTGCGCCCACTGGGCAGCAGTAAGTATCGTAGGGCCATATATACCGTTTGGCATAGTATTATATTGCCTGTAAGGCTCACAGTTTTCGCCCGGCCTGTAACGAAGTTTTTCTACGCCATCAAGGTATGCGTAATGCCATCTTCTGATATACTCTTCACCACCACTATTAGAACCGTGGTTAGATGTAATAAGGCTAAATTCGGCATCTTTAATTGGCTTATCAAGGGTAAAGGTTATAGACCTTACCGTTGTATTCAACTCATCAGTACCTTGTCCAAAATAGTTAGTTTCTGTAGCCTGTACATAGTTTTTTAGCTCAAATTTAAAAGCCATGTCTTTGAAATAAAGATCGCCCCTTGCAGGAACTGACGTATCGGTGCTTGAAACAAGTTCAAGAGAACCTTTATAAACATCGTTACGATTATTACAAAGCCCTGATGCTAAAAAGTCCCACTGGGCACCACCGGTATTAGCATTTGGCGCTCCCTGGTATCCATAAATCTCCAGTTCCAGCCAAAAATCATATTCCGCAGCTAAAACTTCATCATGAAGTATGTAGGTTAAATTGTCAACGTCAAAAGTATAAGGAACAGATGTTGGAGTCCTTGTGATGTTATTCATAAATGGTGTTATGAACCTGCCAACCTCTATACGGCGCACGCCCCTGTATTCATAAGATGTAGCACCTTTAGGCACAAATGCAAGGTTTACACCACCTATACGGTCATAATCGTCACACAGCGCAGATGCAGATACATTAATGGTAAGTTTATTACCTATCTGTGCAATTTGCTCAGCAGTCAGTTTTTTACCATAAGAGGTATT contains the following coding sequences:
- a CDS encoding peptide-N-glycosidase F-related protein, translated to MRKTLLLLTLCASFFGLDAHSQEPYTLQVYEDAVFYGMYEGTVSTPVPEGAIRNNNTSYGKKLTAEQIAQIGNKLTINVSASALCDDYDRIGGVNLAFVPKGATSYEYRGVRRIEVGRFITPFMNNITRTPTSVPYTFDVDNLTYILHDEVLAAEYDFWLELEIYGYQGAPNANTGGAQWDFLASGLCNNRNDVYKGSLELVSSTDTSVPARGDLYFKDMAFKFELKNYVQATETNYFGQGTDELNTTVRSITFTLDKPIKDAEFSLITSNHGSNSGGEEYIRRWHYAYLDGVEKLRYRPGENCEPYRQYNTMPNGIYGPTILTAAQWAQFSNWCPGARIVTRVIPLGDLAAGEHTFKITVPAATFTGGQGYFPMSLYVQGNEAIAANVDGFAKNSFSVYPNPVTDIATIASTGEPVKSFSVVNTLGQVVLKGNGAAINMAQLQNGVYIVNAEFDGGQVLTQKIVKK